In Pontiella desulfatans, one DNA window encodes the following:
- a CDS encoding HEAT repeat domain-containing protein, with product MYMKTLLSIVLLATASHAAVQELLPQLASDDLGIQTQARLDLLAVCSNAGKPGNEDERKAVSEEICQVLQNDVPVVAVMEPMIRNLERIGGEEAVPTLAKLLNHKEPHVRDDARRALAVNPSPAAAQALGAQLKMRKARDARETAGLIQALGERKEAGAVKLLVDYLNSNDDLIFIATVKALGRMGSDDAIRVLAEHRSKEKEFRLVQVDAALFSTEHVAVFQKLYSENETEEVRAVALLGLALNNGGNVAASAMASGNPALQSAVIEAALQSGDARLQALVAGQLGPLPPYLQARGLAAIEFSGNRAFAKAVEPLLKSSDTQIQDDASKVLARIGSSDSVSALLSNGRPEALRALGMLDADGVDAVLEKEAASANDQNRRAAAIAALANRGRRDLMPTFFAYAAEEGKEVPKAAVKAIGEIGGMANLEQLSELMVAKETSPVSRDVLNAMVELLRRSSDPAKAIGILVARMEGASPRSQANILQALVQTGSTEALKPVAEACKSSDEALQKQAVKLLGGWKADNAIPVMLELAADESMSVANHVTLMRGASRLLAGQKKLNKKQAEQALATCRRDEEKEMIQAVIDKKKK from the coding sequence ATGTATATGAAAACACTCTTATCGATTGTGCTGCTCGCCACGGCATCGCACGCCGCCGTGCAGGAGCTTCTGCCGCAGCTGGCGTCCGACGACCTCGGCATCCAGACGCAGGCCCGCCTGGACCTGCTTGCGGTCTGTTCCAACGCCGGCAAGCCCGGAAACGAAGACGAGCGCAAGGCCGTCAGCGAAGAAATCTGCCAAGTGCTGCAGAACGATGTTCCGGTTGTTGCGGTGATGGAGCCGATGATCCGCAACCTTGAGCGCATCGGCGGGGAAGAGGCTGTGCCGACACTGGCCAAGCTGCTGAACCACAAGGAACCGCATGTGCGCGACGATGCCCGCCGTGCGCTGGCGGTCAATCCGTCGCCCGCCGCGGCCCAGGCGCTAGGTGCGCAATTGAAGATGCGCAAGGCGCGCGATGCCCGCGAAACCGCCGGGTTGATCCAGGCCCTGGGCGAGCGCAAGGAAGCCGGCGCGGTTAAGCTGCTCGTCGATTACCTGAACAGCAATGACGACCTGATCTTCATCGCCACCGTCAAGGCGCTGGGCCGGATGGGTAGCGATGACGCCATCCGGGTGCTGGCCGAACACCGGTCCAAGGAGAAGGAATTCCGGTTGGTTCAGGTTGATGCGGCGCTGTTCTCCACGGAACATGTGGCCGTGTTCCAAAAACTCTATTCCGAAAACGAAACGGAGGAGGTTCGTGCCGTGGCCCTGCTGGGGTTGGCGCTGAACAATGGCGGCAACGTGGCCGCCTCGGCCATGGCTTCCGGAAACCCGGCCTTGCAGTCGGCGGTGATCGAGGCGGCTTTGCAGAGCGGGGACGCCAGGTTGCAGGCCTTGGTTGCCGGGCAGCTCGGTCCGTTGCCGCCCTACCTGCAGGCGCGTGGCCTGGCGGCGATCGAGTTCAGCGGCAACCGCGCCTTTGCCAAGGCGGTTGAGCCTCTGCTGAAATCGTCCGATACCCAGATCCAGGACGATGCCTCCAAGGTGCTGGCGCGCATCGGCTCCTCCGATTCCGTTTCCGCGCTGCTTTCCAACGGCCGGCCGGAAGCGCTCCGGGCGCTGGGCATGCTGGATGCCGACGGTGTGGATGCCGTGCTCGAAAAGGAAGCCGCCAGTGCGAACGACCAGAACCGGCGTGCGGCCGCCATCGCTGCGCTGGCCAACCGCGGACGTCGCGACTTGATGCCAACCTTCTTTGCCTATGCCGCCGAGGAGGGCAAGGAAGTCCCGAAGGCCGCGGTGAAGGCCATTGGCGAAATTGGCGGCATGGCCAACCTGGAGCAACTGAGCGAGTTGATGGTTGCCAAGGAAACATCGCCCGTTTCTCGCGATGTGCTGAATGCCATGGTTGAGCTCCTGCGGCGTTCGAGCGATCCGGCCAAGGCGATTGGCATCCTCGTAGCGCGGATGGAAGGCGCTTCCCCGCGCAGCCAGGCCAACATTCTCCAGGCGCTGGTGCAGACCGGTAGCACGGAAGCGCTCAAACCGGTTGCCGAAGCGTGCAAGTCCAGCGACGAAGCGTTGCAGAAGCAGGCGGTCAAGCTGCTGGGTGGATGGAAGGCCGACAATGCGATTCCGGTTATGCTCGAGCTCGCAGCCGACGAGTCCATGTCGGTGGCGAACCATGTAACCCTTATGCGCGGAGCCTCGCGCCTGCTGGCCGGGCAAAAGAAGCTGAACAAGAAGCAGGCGGAGCAGGCGCTCGCCACCTGCCGCCGGGATGAAGAGAAGGAGATGATCCAGGCGGTCATCGACAAAAAGAAGAAGTAG
- a CDS encoding SprT family zinc-dependent metalloprotease, which translates to MLSETDQLRARFAPNDRVKFAYQEWMVEGIVLRTNSKRAVVRVDAEEFTVPYERLKSDANVAEERVRRIESVLQLALELMAQHGLKGWRFKFDHSTRRAGSCHFREKLITLAFDLARNGTDEDIRDTILHEIAHALVGRKHNHDATWKAKAKEIGGSGERTHRLQFAPPRWNVTCENRCWTHTAQQRNPKLICSTCGSRLVYTPYSATA; encoded by the coding sequence ATGCTTTCCGAAACCGACCAGCTGCGTGCTCGCTTTGCGCCGAACGACCGGGTGAAATTTGCTTATCAGGAGTGGATGGTGGAGGGCATCGTGTTGCGCACGAATTCGAAACGCGCGGTCGTGCGGGTGGACGCAGAAGAATTCACGGTTCCCTACGAACGGCTCAAATCCGACGCAAACGTTGCCGAGGAGCGGGTGCGGCGCATTGAGTCCGTCCTCCAGTTGGCCTTGGAGCTGATGGCCCAACATGGATTGAAGGGCTGGCGCTTCAAGTTCGACCACTCGACCCGGCGGGCGGGGAGCTGCCATTTCCGCGAAAAACTCATCACGCTCGCCTTCGACCTGGCGCGCAACGGAACAGACGAGGATATCCGCGACACCATCCTGCACGAGATTGCCCACGCGCTGGTGGGCAGGAAGCACAACCACGATGCGACCTGGAAAGCCAAGGCCAAAGAGATCGGCGGTTCGGGCGAGCGCACGCACCGGTTGCAGTTTGCGCCCCCGCGGTGGAACGTTACCTGCGAAAACCGCTGCTGGACGCATACGGCCCAACAGCGGAATCCAAAGCTCATCTGTAGCACGTGCGGAAGCAGGCTGGTCTACACCCCCTACTCCGCAACGGCCTGA
- a CDS encoding class I SAM-dependent methyltransferase encodes MDLIQHFRNMFPGVELEIDDLLLLEAFQIAYLPGWVPEQEFATVLQARPEIRRYLEMRCPSISGFLASASENHQNIHGKQQLEQAEERVVWTIADMLVYNKCPEAYDRLPFHQWDFAEITSIVDLTGKVVVDAGAGTGRVALEAAATAATVFAVEPVARLREFMRTKARQAGASNLFVVDGLLHALPFPAGFADVVITSHALGWNLESELEEFERVAKAGGTIIHCPGTADGNPEDEVHKTLLAAPWKYEFSTFEEPAPKSGGGRKRKYWKQA; translated from the coding sequence ATGGACCTGATCCAACATTTCCGAAACATGTTCCCCGGAGTTGAATTGGAGATCGACGACCTCCTGTTGCTCGAAGCGTTCCAGATCGCCTATCTGCCCGGCTGGGTGCCGGAACAGGAATTTGCCACCGTGCTCCAGGCCCGACCGGAAATCCGCCGATATCTCGAAATGCGATGCCCCTCCATCAGCGGCTTCTTGGCATCCGCCAGCGAAAACCACCAAAACATCCATGGCAAACAACAACTGGAGCAAGCAGAAGAGCGGGTGGTTTGGACGATCGCCGACATGCTGGTCTATAACAAATGCCCGGAAGCCTACGACCGGTTGCCGTTCCACCAGTGGGACTTTGCGGAGATTACTTCCATCGTCGATCTCACCGGAAAAGTAGTAGTCGATGCCGGAGCCGGCACGGGACGCGTCGCGCTCGAAGCGGCCGCAACCGCCGCAACGGTGTTTGCCGTGGAACCGGTCGCCCGCTTGCGGGAATTCATGCGTACCAAGGCCAGGCAAGCGGGCGCATCGAACCTTTTCGTCGTCGATGGCCTTCTCCACGCCCTCCCCTTTCCCGCCGGATTTGCGGACGTGGTCATCACATCGCATGCCTTGGGATGGAACCTGGAAAGCGAACTGGAAGAGTTCGAACGCGTTGCGAAGGCCGGGGGCACGATCATCCATTGCCCGGGCACGGCAGACGGCAACCCCGAAGACGAGGTTCACAAAACCTTGTTGGCAGCGCCGTGGAAGTATGAGTTTTCCACCTTCGAAGAACCCGCCCCCAAGTCGGGCGGAGGCCGGAAACGAAAATATTGGAAACAGGCCTAA
- a CDS encoding lysophospholipid acyltransferase family protein has protein sequence MSRAKEIRRALRRPLETFFFRLGTFCIPLFPRFFIVFVAQVAGTIAYHVAKRERTTGMANLDTVFGNTKTKKEKKEILIKSLRSFTLTMADIFWFSRNTEKRVRKYQRFVPGTGPYFEHCAHVVITAHTGNWELIGLESGLRGIDVASVAAITKNASIDKHLNILRQRTGQSIIPREGAMRTLVSRFRNQGKAAFVLDQNTVEDQGGIWVDFLGMPTPVSSAPAHLAYRTGTDIIFAFSQQAGGGKYEAHTGQVITPPPYDKTHDQEKIVKELTQQIMDVISQQIRTHPESWLWSYKHWKYIAPGTDRAQYPAYI, from the coding sequence ATGAGTCGAGCCAAGGAAATCCGAAGAGCACTCCGCCGTCCGCTGGAAACTTTTTTTTTCCGCCTTGGAACGTTTTGCATCCCGCTGTTCCCCCGCTTCTTCATCGTATTTGTTGCCCAGGTCGCCGGAACCATTGCATACCATGTGGCCAAACGCGAACGCACAACCGGCATGGCCAATCTGGACACCGTTTTCGGCAACACCAAAACCAAGAAGGAAAAAAAAGAGATCCTCATCAAATCGCTCCGCAGTTTCACCTTAACAATGGCCGACATCTTCTGGTTCTCCCGCAACACCGAAAAGCGCGTCAGGAAATACCAGCGCTTCGTCCCCGGCACCGGCCCCTATTTCGAACACTGCGCCCATGTCGTCATCACCGCCCACACGGGCAACTGGGAACTGATCGGCCTCGAAAGCGGATTGCGGGGAATCGATGTCGCCAGTGTCGCCGCCATCACCAAGAACGCCTCGATCGACAAACATCTCAACATCCTGCGCCAACGCACCGGCCAGAGCATTATCCCCAGGGAAGGCGCCATGCGCACACTCGTCAGCCGCTTCCGGAACCAGGGGAAGGCCGCGTTCGTACTCGACCAGAACACCGTGGAAGACCAAGGCGGAATCTGGGTTGATTTCCTAGGGATGCCCACCCCCGTTTCATCGGCACCGGCCCACCTGGCCTATCGCACCGGCACCGACATCATCTTCGCCTTCAGCCAACAGGCCGGCGGAGGAAAGTACGAAGCCCACACCGGCCAGGTCATCACACCGCCCCCATACGACAAAACCCACGACCAGGAAAAAATCGTCAAGGAACTCACCCAGCAAATCATGGATGTCATCAGCCAGCAGATCCGCACCCATCCGGAATCGTGGCTATGGTCATACAAGCACTGGAAATACATCGCCCCCGGAACCGACCGGGCCCAATACCCCGCCTACATCTGA